CGAGGACCTGCGCCGGCACAGCGACCGGGAGCATGTCGAGGTCGTGACCACGGGTTCGCAGAACACCGGCGGCCTGTTCTCGCGCCTGCGCGACGCGTTCAGCGCCCGTTAGGTCGCTCGGGTGGCCGCGACACTGTTCTACCTCGACCCGCTGCCCGACGAGGGGCGGACGGCCGTGCTCGACGGCAAGGAGGGCCGGCACGCCGCGACGGTGCGCCGTATCGCGGTAGGCGAGCGGCTCGTGTTGTCCGACGGTGCCGGTGAGGTCGCCGACGTCGAGGTCACGGCGGTCGCGAAGGACCGGCTCGAAGCGCTCGTGCTCGGTCGTCGCGTTGTCGACCCGCCGCGTCCGAGCGTGACCGTCGTGCAGGCGCTGCCGAAGTCCGACCGGTCCGAACTCGCCGTCGAACTGGCCACCGAGGCCGGCGCCGACGAGTTCGTACCGTGGCAGTCGGTGCGCTGTGTCGCCCGGTGGGATGCCAAGGCGGACAAGGGTGTTGCCAAGTGGCAGGCGGTCGCGACGTCCGCGGCGAAGCAGTCGCGGCGCGCGCACGTGCCGACGGTGGCCGGGTTGCACCGCACACCCGAGGTCGTCGCACGGGTCCGCTCGGCCGTCGAGCGCGGCGACGTCGTCGCGGTGCTCCACGAATCCGCCACGATCCCCTTCGCCGATCTGCCCGTGCGCGACGTCGATTCGCTGACGCTGATCGTCGGTCCCGAAGGCGGACTCGACGACGCGGAGGTCGAGACCCTCGTCGACGCGGGCGCGGTGGCCGTCGGTCTCGGCCCCACGGTGCTGCGCACCTCGACCGCCGCGGCCGTCGCACTCGGCGCGATCGGTGTGTTGACCGACCGGTGGCGTACCAGGCCCCTGCACTAGGGATCGCTTGCGGGTCCCGATTCTCTGTGCTGAGGGATCGCTTGCGGGTCCCGATTCTCTGTGCTGAGGGATCGCTTGCGGGTCCCGACCATACGTATCGAAGGAATTTCCTCTCTTGGCTCGTACGAAGATCGCCTACGGCACCCACTCGCAGCAGTTCGGGCACGTCTTCCTACCCGACCCCGCGACGGTGACGGGGCCCGTTCCCGCCGTCATGGTCGTTCACGGCGGTTCGTGGCACGGCCGCTACCAGCTCACCCTCGGTACGGCGCTGTCCGTGGAACTCGCGCGTCGCGGTGTGGTGGCGTGGAACGTCGAGTACCGCCGTCTCGAGGCCGGTGGCGCGTGGGACGAGATGTCCGCCGATGTGGTCGCGGCGTACGAGACGATCTTCACCGAGGTCGTTCCGCACGCGCAGCGCGGCGGTGTCGAGGTCGATCTCGACCGTGTGCGGCTCGTCGGTCACTCTGCGGGAGGCCAGCTGGCGGTGTGGCTCGCGGGTGAGAGCACGTCGGTGCGACCGGAATTCGTGGTTTCGCAGGCGGGTGCGCTCGACCTCGTCACCGCCGGGGAGCGCGGTCGTCGCGTGGAGGCGTTCGAGGCGCTCTTCGGTGCGTCCTACGCGGAGGCACCCGAGTGTTATCGGTCGGCCTCGCCGATGCACCGGCCGCCGATCGGTGTGCCGGTCGCGGTGCTGCACGGCACCGCCGACGAGCAGGTGTCGGCGAGTGTCGCGCACCGTTACGTCGACGCGGCCGACGCGGCAGGAGATCCGGTGTCGCTGGAGCTGTTCGACGGTGAGGATCACGTCGCCTTCCTGAACCGGAGCACCCGGGCCTGGGCGCGATCGCTCGACCTGCTCACCGTCCGGTCAGTGGCCGATCTCGGCCTCGCTGCCGGTGCGGGTGTGGAGTCCGCGGGGGAGTAGCGCGGTGACCGCCGCGGCGCCGATGAGCAGGACGATGCCGGCGACGAGGCTCGCGGACGAGATCGCCTCGGCGAACGCTGCGGACGACGCGTCGAGCAGCGGTTGTGCGTACGACGCCGCGAATGGGTTCGCCGCGAGTTCCTCCGCGACGATCGCCGCACCGCCCACCGAATCGCCGGCCGCCTCGATCGCCATCGCGGCCTGATCGGCCATCGGACCTGTCAGGTCCGCCAACGGCAATCCGTCGAGGAACCCGGAGATCTCGCGGTGATAGGTGGTCGCGAGGATCGAGCCGAGCACGGCGATGCCCAGCGACCCGCCGAATTCCACTGCGGTGTCGTTCAACCCGCCCGCCGCTCCGAGGTCCGAGTCGGGGAAGCCGCCCATGATCAGGTCGGTGGACGGGGATGTGGCCAGGCCGATGCCCAATCCGAGCAGCAACAACGAGATCAGAAAGGGCGTGAAGCCGGAGGCGCCGTCCGTGACGGTCAAGGTGAGGATGCCTGCCGCAGCGGCGACCATGCCCGTGCCCACGAGGACCCGCGCACCGAGTCGGGGCGCGAGCCGGCCGCTCAGCGCCGCGCCGAGCGAGACCGTCACCGCGAGGGGAAGCAGACGCAGACCGGTCTCGAGCGGGCCGTAACCGAGCACGAACTGGAACTGCTGCGCGACGAAGTAGATGGCGCCGAAGGCGACGAGGAAGAGCAGTAACACCGACACGCACGCACCGCCGACGGTCCGGTCCGCGACCCGACGCACGTCCAGCAACGGCCGGGGGTGGCGAAGTTCCCACACCACGAAGAGCACCGCGGCGATCACCGAGCCGATCGAGGTGGCGATCACCCCGGTGCCCCAACCGAAGTGGAACCCCTCGATGATCGCGTAGACGATTCCGCCGAGAGCAGCGACCGACAGGGCGCCGCCGACCCAGTCGGTGCGGGTGAGATCGTCCGCCTTCGAGGCCGGCACGAGGATCAGGGCCGCGATCGCGGCGAATGCCGCGATCGGCACGTTGATGAGGAAGGTCGAACCCCACGAGTTCGATTCGAGGAGCCATCCGGCGAGCAGGGGACCGAGCGCAATGGCGAGTCCGGACGTGGCGGCCCAGGCTGCGATCGCGCGGGCACGCTCGTGCACGGGGAACATCGCGACGAGCAGCGACAGTGTCGCAGGCATGATCACGGCGGCGCCCACCCCCATGACGATGCGCGCGACGATCACGTCGCCGGCGCTGTCGGCGAACGATCCGTAGACCGCGCCGGCGGCAAAGACGACCAGGCCCGCCAGCAACGCGCGACGTCGTCCGTATCGATCGCCGAGCACGCCGAACAGCAGCATCAGCGCGGCATAGGGGACGGTGTAGCCGTCGATGATCCACTGCATGTCGGCGCTGGTGAGCTGCAGTTCGCGCAGCATGCCGGGTGCGGCGACGATGAGCGAGGTGTTGGCCATCACGACGATGAGCAGGCTCAGGCACAGCACCGCCAGTCCGGCCCAGCGCAGCCGGTAGGGTTCCTTCGCTGCGGTCCCTCCTGCGAGGGTCACGGCAGTGGGCATGGGCTCTCCTCGGGTGCGACACGGGCCGGGGACCTGAGCCCCGATCTACACGGTGGTGTGCAAATTACGCAGCTGCACATCCGTGTGCAACTAAAATGAAAGACAGATCACAGTCGGCGGAAGAGGGCGAGAACGTGGAGAACTCGGTCACACGACCGCGAACCCGATTCAATGCGAACCGCATGCGCATACTCGACGCTGCGGTGATGTGCTTTGCGGCCGACTCCGACGCGAGCATGGACGATGTCGCCAAAGCCGCGGGTGTCGTCCGCCGCACCGTCTATGCGCACTTCCCCAACCGGGAAGCCCTCGTCGAGGGGATCGTCGACGACGCCTCGACCGCACTCGCCGAGGCTCTCGACCACCCCGAGCCGGACGATCCCGCGGTCGCGCTCGCGGTCGTGGCGTTGCGGACCTGGCCCATCGGCGACCGCTACCGCGTGCTGCTCTCCTTCGCCCGCAAGGAGATGGGAGAGCAGCGCATCGCCGAGCTGGTCTCCCCGGTGCGCTCACGTGTCCTCGGGCACGTCGAACGCGGCCTCGCGCAGAGCCAGCTCTCCGACTACCTACCGGCGCCCGTGCTCGTAGGGATGATGGAGGGCCTGACGATGGCCACACTCGAGCAGGCCAATCTCGGGCTGGTGGACGACTCGGGCGACACGATCGTCCTGGGCAATCTCGTGCTCGGTGGGGTCTCACCCGACCGGGCACCCGGGATCCTCGCCGAGGCACGGCGGTGGCTCGCGGAGGCGGGTTCTGGTGAAGGCGGAATCCAACCCCGCTGAAACTCCCTGTTGCGGGAGGGTGCGCTTCGTCCGGCGCTAGACTGGCACGAACACGACGACCGTCGTGCAGGAGCCGAACCGAAAGCAGGACGTACCGTCCACGTGAGTGAACCAGACCGACCCCACGAGCCCCCCGAATTCGAGCCGACCACGGTCAAATCGAGCCTCGACCTCCCCTCGGAGGCCGCAGCGCCCCTGCTCGGAGCCGCGGACGAGAATCTGATCGCCCTCGAAGCCCTCCTGGCGGCGGACATCCACGTGCGGGGCAACACCGTCACGCTGACCGGAGCGCCCGCCGACGTCGCCCTCGCGGAACGTGCGCTCGCCGAACTCGTCACCATCGTCCGTCGCGGACAATCGCTCGCGCCCGACGCCGTGCGTCGCACCGTGGGCATGCTCACCCAGGGGCTCTCCGAGTCGCCGGCCGACGTGCTCAGCCTCGACATTCTGTCGCGGCGCGGGAAGACGATCCGGCCCAAGACCCTGAACCAGAAGCGGTACGTCGACGCGATCGATGCCCACACCATCGTTTTCGGTGTCGGACCGGCTGGTACGGGCAAGACCTATCTCGCCATGGCAAAGGCCGTGCAGGCGCTGCAGACCAAGCAGGTCAACCGCATCATCCTCACGCGTCCCGCCGTCGAGGCAGGGGAGCGGCTCGGCTTCCTGCCGGGCACCCTGCACGAGAAGATCGACCCGTATCTGCGTCCACTGCACGACGCGCTGCACGACATGATGGATCCCGAGGCGATCCCGAAGCTCATGCAGGCCGGGGTCATCGAGGTCGCACCCCTGGCGTACATGCGTGGCCGCACCCTGAACGATGCGTTCATCATCCTCGACGAGGCGCAGAACACCACCGCCGAACAGATGAAGATGTTCCTCACGCGTCTGGGCTTCAATTCCAAGATCGTCGTGACGGGCGACATCACGCAGATCGACCTGCCCGGCGGCGCCCGTTCGGGTCTCGCCGCCGCCACCGAGATCCTCGACGGCATCGACGACATCCACATCGCGCGACTCGACAGCAGCGACGTCGTGCGGCACCGGCTCGTCTCCGACATCGTCGACGCCTACAGCCGTTTCGAGGCCACCCGCGACGGCGACGGGATCCCCGGCAACCGTGCTCAACGTCGCGCGCAGCGGGTGCAGCGTCGATGAACGCCCTTGTAGATCAACCGAATACCGTCGTGCAGAAGGAACTCCAGTCATGAGCATCGAGATCTCGAACGAATCGGGAATGGACGTCTCGGAGGAGGAACTCCTCGACGTCGCCCGTTTCGTGATCGCCCGGATGGATGTGCATCCGGCGGCGGAGTTGTCGATGGTGCTCGTGGACCTCGACACCATGGCCGATCTGCACGTGCGGTGGATGGACCTTCCCGGCCCCACCGACGTGATGTCGTTCCCCATGGACGAACTCGAGCCCGGGGGGCGTCCGGACGCTCCCGAACCGGGACCGTCGATGCTCGGCGACATCGTGCTGTGTCCGCAGTTCGCCGCCGACCAGGCGGCGAAGGCCGGTCACCCGGTGGCCCACGAACTCGCCCTGCTCACCGTGCACGGCATGCTCCACCTCCTCGGCTACGACCACGCCGAACCGGAGGAGGAGAAGGAGATGTTCGGCCTGCAGAACCAGCTCCTCGCCGAGTGGTACGAGGAGATCCGCCGCGCCGAGCACGAGGCGCGGCTCGCCGCCCGCGACCGGAAGTTGCTGGGCAAGGCCGGTTTCGTCGACACCCCCGAATCATGAGCGGCGACAGTGCGAGCCATCGTGATCGGACGGCACCGATCGAGGGAGTGACGATCGCGTGAGTACCGTGCCCCTCGTCGTCCTGGCGGTCGTCCTGGTGGTGCTCGGCGGCCTGTTCGCCGCCGTCGATTCCGCGCTCAACACCGTATCCGCGGCGCGCGCCGAGGAACTCGCGAAGGAGGGCCGCCCCAGTGCGCGCCGCCTGCTCGGTCTGCTCGACGATCGGCCCCGCTACGTCAATCTGACGGTGCTGCTGCGCATCCTCTGCGAGATCACCGCCACCGTCGTGCTCGTCGGTGCGTTGCTCGCCGTGCTCGACCGCACATGGGCGCTCGTCGTGGGCGCTGCGGTGATGGTGATCGTCGACTACGTCGTGATCGGGGTCAGCCCGCGCACGCTCGGACGCCAGCACGCGTACCCGATCGCGCTCGCCGCCACCGGACCGCTGCGGGTACTCGGTGTCCTGCTCGGTCCGATCAGCCGAATCCTCATCAGCGTCGGCAATGCGGTCACACCCGGTCGCGGTTTCAGGAACGGCCCGTTCTCCAACGAGATCGAGCTGCGCGAACTGGTCGATCTCGCTCAGGAGAGCGGGGTCGTGGCCGACGAGGAACGCCGGATGATCCAGTCGGTGTTCGACTTCGGCGACACCACCGCTCGCGAGATCATGGTTCCACGCCCCGAGATGGTGTGGATCGAGGAGACCAAGACGGCCGGTCAGGCCACCTCGCTCGCCGTCCGCAGCGGGCACTCGCGGATCCCGGTGATCGGTGAGAACGTCGACGACATCCGCGGTGTCGTCTACCTCAAGGATCTCGTCCAGCAGACCTACTACCACCGCGACGGCGGACGCAGCGTCTCCGTCGCCGACGTCATGCGACCGGCGGTCTTCGTGCCGGATTCGAAGCGCCTCGACGATCTGCTCGCCGACATGCAGCGCGACCGCAACCACATGGCGATCCTCGTCGACGAATACGGCGGCATCGCCGGTCTCGTGACGATCGAGGACGTCATCGAGGAGATCGTCGGCGAGATCGCCGACGAGTACGACACCGGGGAGATCCCCGACGTCGAGGAACTCGGCGACGACACCTACCGCGTTTCCGCGCGACTTCCCGTCGAGGACCTCGGCGAACTGTTCGACATCGACATCGAGGACGACGAGGTCGACACCGTCGGCGGACTCCTCGGCTACGAACTCGGCCGAGTTCCTCTGCCGGGTGCGGAGGTACGGACCCACGGCCTGCTGCTCCGCGGCGAGGGCGGACCGGACGTCCGCGGGCGGGTGCGTGTGAGCACCGTCTTCGTGCAGCGCGTCAGCCCCGAAGAAGAACCCACCGATACCGATACGGCCACCACCGAGGAGCATGCATGACCGACACCGACTTCCGTTCCGGCTTCATCTGTTTCGTCGGCCGGCCCAACACCGGGAAGTCGACGCTCACGAATGCGCTCGTCGGCAGCAAGATCGCGATCACCTCGTCGCGCCCGCAGACCACCCGCCACACCATCCGCGGCATCGTCCACCGCGACAACGCCCAGCTCATCCTCGTGGACACCCCGGGACTGCACCGCCCGCGCACCCTGCTCGGCCAGCGGCTCAACGACCTGGTGCAGGACACCTACTCCGAGGTCGACGCGATCGGCATGTGCTTCCCCGCCGACGAGAAGATCGGCCCCGGCGACCGCTGGATCCTCGAGCAGGTGCGCCACATGGCGCCGAAGACCCCGGTCATCGGCATTGTCACGAAGATCGACAAGGTGGGCAAACAGCAGGTCGCCGCGCAGTTGCTCGCCGTGTCGAAGCTCCTCGGCGAGAACTGCGAGGTCGTGCCGGTCTCCGCGGCCTCGGGTGAGCAGGTCGAGGTCCTCGTCGACGTCCTCGTCTCGCACATGGAACCCGGACCGGCCTTCTATCCCGACGGCGAGCTCACCGACGAGCCGGAAGAGACCCTGATGGCCGAGCTCATCCGCGAGGCCGCCCTCGAAGGTCTCGGCGACGAGCTGCCCCACTCGCTCGCCGTCGTGATCGAGGAGATCACCGAACGCGAGGGTCGCACCGAGAAGCAGGGCGAGATGCTCGACGTGCACGCCCTGCTCTACGTCGAACGGCCGAGCCAGAAGGGCATCGTCATCGGCAAGGGGGGCGCGCGGCTGCGCGAAGTGGGCACCGCCGCACGCACCCAGATCGAGAAGCTCCTCGGCGTGAAGATCTACCTCGACCTGCACGTGAAGGTCGCGAAGGACTGGCAGCGAGACCCCAAACAGCTGGGCCGTCTGGGATTCTGACGCCGAGCCCTACGGGGTGGACGCGGTGATCGGCCGGGCGACCCACATCGACGCGAGGTAGGTCGGTGCCGACGAACGCGCTGAAGCGGTCGATCAGTTCC
This window of the Rhodococcus pyridinivorans genome carries:
- a CDS encoding 16S rRNA (uracil(1498)-N(3))-methyltransferase; this translates as MAATLFYLDPLPDEGRTAVLDGKEGRHAATVRRIAVGERLVLSDGAGEVADVEVTAVAKDRLEALVLGRRVVDPPRPSVTVVQALPKSDRSELAVELATEAGADEFVPWQSVRCVARWDAKADKGVAKWQAVATSAAKQSRRAHVPTVAGLHRTPEVVARVRSAVERGDVVAVLHESATIPFADLPVRDVDSLTLIVGPEGGLDDAEVETLVDAGAVAVGLGPTVLRTSTAAAVALGAIGVLTDRWRTRPLH
- a CDS encoding alpha/beta hydrolase family protein gives rise to the protein MARTKIAYGTHSQQFGHVFLPDPATVTGPVPAVMVVHGGSWHGRYQLTLGTALSVELARRGVVAWNVEYRRLEAGGAWDEMSADVVAAYETIFTEVVPHAQRGGVEVDLDRVRLVGHSAGGQLAVWLAGESTSVRPEFVVSQAGALDLVTAGERGRRVEAFEALFGASYAEAPECYRSASPMHRPPIGVPVAVLHGTADEQVSASVAHRYVDAADAAGDPVSLELFDGEDHVAFLNRSTRAWARSLDLLTVRSVADLGLAAGAGVESAGE
- a CDS encoding MFS transporter, producing MPTAVTLAGGTAAKEPYRLRWAGLAVLCLSLLIVVMANTSLIVAAPGMLRELQLTSADMQWIIDGYTVPYAALMLLFGVLGDRYGRRRALLAGLVVFAAGAVYGSFADSAGDVIVARIVMGVGAAVIMPATLSLLVAMFPVHERARAIAAWAATSGLAIALGPLLAGWLLESNSWGSTFLINVPIAAFAAIAALILVPASKADDLTRTDWVGGALSVAALGGIVYAIIEGFHFGWGTGVIATSIGSVIAAVLFVVWELRHPRPLLDVRRVADRTVGGACVSVLLLFLVAFGAIYFVAQQFQFVLGYGPLETGLRLLPLAVTVSLGAALSGRLAPRLGARVLVGTGMVAAAAGILTLTVTDGASGFTPFLISLLLLGLGIGLATSPSTDLIMGGFPDSDLGAAGGLNDTAVEFGGSLGIAVLGSILATTYHREISGFLDGLPLADLTGPMADQAAMAIEAAGDSVGGAAIVAEELAANPFAASYAQPLLDASSAAFAEAISSASLVAGIVLLIGAAAVTALLPRGLHTRTGSEAEIGH
- a CDS encoding TetR/AcrR family transcriptional regulator, producing the protein MRILDAAVMCFAADSDASMDDVAKAAGVVRRTVYAHFPNREALVEGIVDDASTALAEALDHPEPDDPAVALAVVALRTWPIGDRYRVLLSFARKEMGEQRIAELVSPVRSRVLGHVERGLAQSQLSDYLPAPVLVGMMEGLTMATLEQANLGLVDDSGDTIVLGNLVLGGVSPDRAPGILAEARRWLAEAGSGEGGIQPR
- a CDS encoding PhoH family protein, encoding MSEPDRPHEPPEFEPTTVKSSLDLPSEAAAPLLGAADENLIALEALLAADIHVRGNTVTLTGAPADVALAERALAELVTIVRRGQSLAPDAVRRTVGMLTQGLSESPADVLSLDILSRRGKTIRPKTLNQKRYVDAIDAHTIVFGVGPAGTGKTYLAMAKAVQALQTKQVNRIILTRPAVEAGERLGFLPGTLHEKIDPYLRPLHDALHDMMDPEAIPKLMQAGVIEVAPLAYMRGRTLNDAFIILDEAQNTTAEQMKMFLTRLGFNSKIVVTGDITQIDLPGGARSGLAAATEILDGIDDIHIARLDSSDVVRHRLVSDIVDAYSRFEATRDGDGIPGNRAQRRAQRVQRR
- the ybeY gene encoding rRNA maturation RNase YbeY encodes the protein MSIEISNESGMDVSEEELLDVARFVIARMDVHPAAELSMVLVDLDTMADLHVRWMDLPGPTDVMSFPMDELEPGGRPDAPEPGPSMLGDIVLCPQFAADQAAKAGHPVAHELALLTVHGMLHLLGYDHAEPEEEKEMFGLQNQLLAEWYEEIRRAEHEARLAARDRKLLGKAGFVDTPES
- a CDS encoding hemolysin family protein, yielding MSTVPLVVLAVVLVVLGGLFAAVDSALNTVSAARAEELAKEGRPSARRLLGLLDDRPRYVNLTVLLRILCEITATVVLVGALLAVLDRTWALVVGAAVMVIVDYVVIGVSPRTLGRQHAYPIALAATGPLRVLGVLLGPISRILISVGNAVTPGRGFRNGPFSNEIELRELVDLAQESGVVADEERRMIQSVFDFGDTTAREIMVPRPEMVWIEETKTAGQATSLAVRSGHSRIPVIGENVDDIRGVVYLKDLVQQTYYHRDGGRSVSVADVMRPAVFVPDSKRLDDLLADMQRDRNHMAILVDEYGGIAGLVTIEDVIEEIVGEIADEYDTGEIPDVEELGDDTYRVSARLPVEDLGELFDIDIEDDEVDTVGGLLGYELGRVPLPGAEVRTHGLLLRGEGGPDVRGRVRVSTVFVQRVSPEEEPTDTDTATTEEHA
- the era gene encoding GTPase Era; amino-acid sequence: MTDTDFRSGFICFVGRPNTGKSTLTNALVGSKIAITSSRPQTTRHTIRGIVHRDNAQLILVDTPGLHRPRTLLGQRLNDLVQDTYSEVDAIGMCFPADEKIGPGDRWILEQVRHMAPKTPVIGIVTKIDKVGKQQVAAQLLAVSKLLGENCEVVPVSAASGEQVEVLVDVLVSHMEPGPAFYPDGELTDEPEETLMAELIREAALEGLGDELPHSLAVVIEEITEREGRTEKQGEMLDVHALLYVERPSQKGIVIGKGGARLREVGTAARTQIEKLLGVKIYLDLHVKVAKDWQRDPKQLGRLGF